The following are from one region of the Oscarella lobularis chromosome 3, ooOscLobu1.1, whole genome shotgun sequence genome:
- the LOC136185525 gene encoding probable phospholipid-transporting ATPase IIB isoform X2: protein MESVEMSPLSVSTRFKKRAVHRRTSEESFESGTGVDEVPLMSDAFDESDDDETGVFTQRPRRKRLYKSSSGPIEVICSGIERCLRFVWNKFKRKKALQPRTIRLGRNYPGSFPPNVIKNQKYNVVTFIPLVLFQQFKFFLNLYFLIVAVSQFVPSLRIGYLYTYWAPLGFVLAVTMCREAWDDLKRFMRDKDLNGQVYKKLTQTGLIDVSSAELRLGDLIKIEKNQRIPADLVLLQTTEKNGACFVRTDQLDGETDWKLKVAVPSTQRLGSDRELLSVNAFADVEKPKKDIHSFIGMFTRTDGLDGRKEEEPLGVENVLWASTVLASGNAIGVVIYTGSETRSVMNTSQPETKVGLLDLEINRLTKVLFVATMVLAFVLVSLRGFDGVWYRYFIRFILLFSYIIPLSLRVNLDMGKIVYSWMIARDKDIPGTVVRSSTIPEELGRIVYLLTDKTGTLTQNEMVFKKLHLGTVSYGSESLGELSTMVHQYFPKDNHMASGSGLSRARKTSVVHAYEAVKACALCHNVTPVEPDETAPEGTVAYQASSPDEIALVQWTEKMGLVLVDRDLTSMQLKAPNGDFLSFEILHVFPFTSQRKRMGIILRNKSNGEIVFYMKGADVIMSQIVQYNDWLEEECGNMGREGLRTLVVAKKILTQEQYRDFDAKYAQAKLSMTDRAAQMESVVQTLEQEMELLCITGVEDKLQVNVKPTLELLRNAGVKIWMLTGDKMETAICIASSSKLVSKTQDIYRFQEVSDRREAHLQLNDFRRKSDLALVITGSSLEVCLSHYETEFIDLACQCPCVVCCRCSPTQKAQIVDLLKKYTKKPTCAVGDGGNDVSMIQAANVGIGIVGKEGKQASLAADFSITQFQHIGRLLVWHGRNSYKRSASLSQFVIHRGLIISAMQAVFSTVFYFVSVALYEGFLMVGYATVYTMFPVFSLVLDVDVSAKTAMLYPELYKDLAKSRSLSFKTFFIWILISVYQGGIIMYGALLLFDSEFIHIVAITFTSLILTELLMVALTIRTWHVLMILAELASFGIYVISLVILNEYFDSKFLKTWAFIWRVVVITAVSCLPLYILKCLRKKCAPPIYSKLQQT from the exons ATGGAGTCTGTCGAAATGTCTCCACTTTCGGTCTCGACGCGCTTTAAAAAGCGCGCCGTGCATCGTCGTACGTCTGAAGAATCGTTTGAGTCGGGAACGGGAGTGGACGAAGTGCCGCTCATGTcggacgcgttcgacgagagcgacgacgacgaaacagGCGTTTTCACACAAAGACCGAGGCGCAAACGCCTTTACAAGTCATCCTCGGGACCGATCGAAGTCATTTGTTCAGGAATCGAACG ATGTCTGCGATTCGTGTGGAATAAATTCAAGCGAAAAAAGGCTTTACAGCCGAGAACCATTCGTTTAGGCCGCAAC TATCCGGGCTCCTTTCCACcgaacgtcatcaaaaatcaaaaatacaACGTCGTTACATTTATTCCGTTG GTTTTATTTCAACAATTTAAATTCTTCCTGAATCTCTATTTCTTGATCGTGGCCGTATCTCAGTTCGTTCCTTCACTGCGAATTGGCTACCTCTACACTTACTGGGCACCTCTG GGCTTTGTCTTAGCTGTTACAATGTGCCGCGAGGCGTGGGACGATCTGAAACGGTTTATGAGGGACAAGGATCTCAACGGTCAAGTTTATAAGAAATTGACTCAGACAG GTCTCATAGACGTTTCAAGTGCAGAGCTGAGACTTGGCGACTTgattaaaattgaaaaa AATCAGCGAATTCCGGCAGATTTGGTGCTGCTACAGACAACAGAGAAAAATG GCGCCTGTTTTGTTCGGACGGATCAATTGGACGGGGAGACCGATTGGAAGCTCAAAGTTGCTGTTCCGTCAACACAGCGCCTCGGTTCTGATCGC GAACTCTTAAGCGTGAACGCGTTTGCTGACGTTGAAAAACCCAAAAAGGACATTCACTCTTTTATTGGAATGTTTACCCGA acgGATGGCCTCGACGGTaggaaagaggaagaacCGCTGGgcgtcgaaaacgttctcTGGGCGAGCACTGTGCTCGCTTCAG GAAACGCTATTGGTGTGGTCATCTACACGGGAAGCGAGACGCGCAGCGTCATGAACACGTCTCAGCCCGAGACGAAA GTTGGTTTGCTCGACTTGGAGATCAATCGACTGACGAAAGTTCTCTTCGTGGCGACCATGgttctcgctttcgttctcgtttctcttcgc GgatttgacggcgtttggTATCGGTACTTTATTCGCTTTATTCTCTTGTTTTCCTACATAATTCCGCTCAG TCTTCGCGTCAACTTGGACATGGGCAAGATCGTCTACTCGTGGATGATAGCGAGAGACAAGGATATACCAGGCACGGTCGTGAGAAGCAGCACAATACCGGAAGAGCTCGGTCGAATCGTTTATCTACTCACCGACAAAACGGGAACGCTGACACAGAACGAAATG gttttcaaaaaattgcacTTGGGCACGGTTTCGTACGGTTCTGAGTCGTTGGGCGAG CTTTCTACTATGGTGCATCAGTACTTTCCGAAGGACAATCATATGGCTTCTGGTTCTGGACTATCGCGA GCTAGAAAGACGTCCGTCGTTCACGCGTACGAAGCTGTCAAAGCCTGCGCTCTTTGCCACAACGTTACGCCCGTGGAACCGGATGAAACGGCGCCTGAAGGGACAGTAGCCTATCAAGCGTCAAGTCCAGACGAA atTGCTTTGGTTCAGTGGACGGAGAAAATGGGATTGGTTTTAGTCGAtcgcgatttgacgtcaatgcaatTGAAGGCGCCCAACGgcgattttctttcgtttgaaaTTCTTCACGTTTTTCCGTTCACGTcgcaacgaaaacgaatgGGAATAATTCTTCGG AATAAATCAAACGGAGAAATTGTTTTCTACATGAAAGGCGCAGATGTCATCATGAGTCAGATTGTTCAGTATAACGACTGGCTTGAGGAGGAG TGTGGCAACATGGGTAGGGAAGGCCTACGAACTCTAGTTGTAGCAAAGAAAATACTGACTCAGGAACAGTACCGAGATTTTGAC GCTAAATATGCTCAGGCTAAATTGAGTATGACAGATAGAGCGGCTCAG ATGGAGTCTGTTGTTCAAACGTTAGAACAGGAAATGGAATTGCTTTGCATAACTGGGGTTGAAGATAAACTGCAG GTTAATGTAAAACCGACTCTGGAATTGTTGAGAAATGCAGGCGTCAAG ATTTGGATGCTGACGGGTGACAAAATGGAAACGGCTATTTGCATTGCATCGAGTTCTAAATTGGTGTCCAAGACTCAGGACATCTATCGATTTCAAGAG GTTTCAGATAGACGAGAGGCTCACCTTCAATTGAACGATTTCCGACGAAAGAGTGATTTGGCTCTCGTTATCACTGGCTCCTCTTTAGAG GTCTGTCTCAGTCATTACGAGACAGAATTTATAGACCTCGCGTGCCAGTGTCCGTGCGTAGTCTGTTGCCGCTGCTCGCCAACGCAAAAGGCTCAGATTGTCGACTTGCTCAAGAAATACACGAAGAAACCGACGTGTGCCGTAG GTGACGGAGGCAACGACGTGAGCATGATTCAAGCCGCCAACGTCGGCATTGGAATCGTTGGAAAA GAGGGAAAGCAGGCGTCGCTTGCTGCCGATTTCTCCATCACCCAGTTCCAACATATTGGTAGACTGCTGGTTTGGCATGGCAGAAACAG CTATAAACGATCAGCGTCTCTCAGTCAGTTTGTCATTCACAGAGGTCTTATCATATCGGCTATGCAG GCTGTTTTCTCTACTGTCTTTTATTTTGTATCTGTTGCTCTGTATGAAGGCTTCCTTATGGTCGG CTATGCGACTGTTTACACAATGTTTcccgttttttctctcgtccTCGACGTGGACGTTTCCGCAAAGACGGCAATGCTTTATCCAGAGCTGTACAAGGACTTAGCCAAG AGTCGTTCGTTGTCGTTTAAGACGTTTTTCATCTGGATTCTTATAAGTGTCTATCAAG GTGGGATTATTATGTACGGTGCTCTTCTCCTATTTGATTCCGAGTTCATTCACATCGTTGCTATAACGTTCACTTCGCTTATACTCACCGAATTACTGATGGTTGCTCTGACGATTCGCACTTGGCACGTGCTCATGATTCTGGCTGAATTAGCCAGCTTTGGAATATACGTTATATCGTTGGTGATTCTCAACGAATATTTTG ATTCCAAGTTCCTGAAGACTTGGGCTTTCATATGGAGGGTTGTTGTGATTACTGCAGTCAGTTGCCTTCCTCTCTAC ATTTTGAAATGCCTGAGGAAAAAGTGTGCTCCTCCCATATACTCAAAGCTGCAGCAAACTTGA
- the LOC136185525 gene encoding probable phospholipid-transporting ATPase IIB isoform X1, translated as MESVEMSPLSVSTRFKKRAVHRRTSEESFESGTGVDEVPLMSDAFDESDDDETGVFTQRPRRKRLYKSSSGPIEVICSGIERCLRFVWNKFKRKKALQPRTIRLGRNYPGSFPPNVIKNQKYNVVTFIPLVLFQQFKFFLNLYFLIVAVSQFVPSLRIGYLYTYWAPLGFVLAVTMCREAWDDLKRFMRDKDLNGQVYKKLTQTGLIDVSSAELRLGDLIKIEKNQRIPADLVLLQTTEKNGACFVRTDQLDGETDWKLKVAVPSTQRLGSDRELLSVNAFADVEKPKKDIHSFIGMFTRTDGLDGRKEEEPLGVENVLWASTVLASGNAIGVVIYTGSETRSVMNTSQPETKVGLLDLEINRLTKVLFVATMVLAFVLVSLRGFDGVWYRYFIRFILLFSYIIPLSLRVNLDMGKIVYSWMIARDKDIPGTVVRSSTIPEELGRIVYLLTDKTGTLTQNEMVFKKLHLGTVSYGSESLGELSTMVHQYFPKDNHMASGSGLSRARKTSVVHAYEAVKACALCHNVTPVEPDETAPEGTVAYQASSPDEIALVQWTEKMGLVLVDRDLTSMQLKAPNGDFLSFEILHVFPFTSQRKRMGIILRNKSNGEIVFYMKGADVIMSQIVQYNDWLEEECGNMGREGLRTLVVAKKILTQEQYRDFDAKYAQAKLSMTDRAAQMESVVQTLEQEMELLCITGVEDKLQVNVKPTLELLRNAGVKIWMLTGDKMETAICIASSSKLVSKTQDIYRFQEVSDRREAHLQLNDFRRKSDLALVITGSSLEVCLSHYETEFIDLACQCPCVVCCRCSPTQKAQIVDLLKKYTKKPTCAVGDGGNDVSMIQAANVGIGIVGKEGKQASLAADFSITQFQHIGRLLVWHGRNSYKRSASLSQFVIHRGLIISAMQAVFSTVFYFVSVALYEGFLMVGYATVYTMFPVFSLVLDVDVSAKTAMLYPELYKDLAKSRSLSFKTFFIWILISVYQGGIIMYGALLLFDSEFIHIVAITFTSLILTELLMVALTIRTWHVLMILAELASFGIYVISLVILNEYFGTAIQTFLCAVESTFCLDSKFLKTWAFIWRVVVITAVSCLPLYILKCLRKKCAPPIYSKLQQT; from the exons ATGGAGTCTGTCGAAATGTCTCCACTTTCGGTCTCGACGCGCTTTAAAAAGCGCGCCGTGCATCGTCGTACGTCTGAAGAATCGTTTGAGTCGGGAACGGGAGTGGACGAAGTGCCGCTCATGTcggacgcgttcgacgagagcgacgacgacgaaacagGCGTTTTCACACAAAGACCGAGGCGCAAACGCCTTTACAAGTCATCCTCGGGACCGATCGAAGTCATTTGTTCAGGAATCGAACG ATGTCTGCGATTCGTGTGGAATAAATTCAAGCGAAAAAAGGCTTTACAGCCGAGAACCATTCGTTTAGGCCGCAAC TATCCGGGCTCCTTTCCACcgaacgtcatcaaaaatcaaaaatacaACGTCGTTACATTTATTCCGTTG GTTTTATTTCAACAATTTAAATTCTTCCTGAATCTCTATTTCTTGATCGTGGCCGTATCTCAGTTCGTTCCTTCACTGCGAATTGGCTACCTCTACACTTACTGGGCACCTCTG GGCTTTGTCTTAGCTGTTACAATGTGCCGCGAGGCGTGGGACGATCTGAAACGGTTTATGAGGGACAAGGATCTCAACGGTCAAGTTTATAAGAAATTGACTCAGACAG GTCTCATAGACGTTTCAAGTGCAGAGCTGAGACTTGGCGACTTgattaaaattgaaaaa AATCAGCGAATTCCGGCAGATTTGGTGCTGCTACAGACAACAGAGAAAAATG GCGCCTGTTTTGTTCGGACGGATCAATTGGACGGGGAGACCGATTGGAAGCTCAAAGTTGCTGTTCCGTCAACACAGCGCCTCGGTTCTGATCGC GAACTCTTAAGCGTGAACGCGTTTGCTGACGTTGAAAAACCCAAAAAGGACATTCACTCTTTTATTGGAATGTTTACCCGA acgGATGGCCTCGACGGTaggaaagaggaagaacCGCTGGgcgtcgaaaacgttctcTGGGCGAGCACTGTGCTCGCTTCAG GAAACGCTATTGGTGTGGTCATCTACACGGGAAGCGAGACGCGCAGCGTCATGAACACGTCTCAGCCCGAGACGAAA GTTGGTTTGCTCGACTTGGAGATCAATCGACTGACGAAAGTTCTCTTCGTGGCGACCATGgttctcgctttcgttctcgtttctcttcgc GgatttgacggcgtttggTATCGGTACTTTATTCGCTTTATTCTCTTGTTTTCCTACATAATTCCGCTCAG TCTTCGCGTCAACTTGGACATGGGCAAGATCGTCTACTCGTGGATGATAGCGAGAGACAAGGATATACCAGGCACGGTCGTGAGAAGCAGCACAATACCGGAAGAGCTCGGTCGAATCGTTTATCTACTCACCGACAAAACGGGAACGCTGACACAGAACGAAATG gttttcaaaaaattgcacTTGGGCACGGTTTCGTACGGTTCTGAGTCGTTGGGCGAG CTTTCTACTATGGTGCATCAGTACTTTCCGAAGGACAATCATATGGCTTCTGGTTCTGGACTATCGCGA GCTAGAAAGACGTCCGTCGTTCACGCGTACGAAGCTGTCAAAGCCTGCGCTCTTTGCCACAACGTTACGCCCGTGGAACCGGATGAAACGGCGCCTGAAGGGACAGTAGCCTATCAAGCGTCAAGTCCAGACGAA atTGCTTTGGTTCAGTGGACGGAGAAAATGGGATTGGTTTTAGTCGAtcgcgatttgacgtcaatgcaatTGAAGGCGCCCAACGgcgattttctttcgtttgaaaTTCTTCACGTTTTTCCGTTCACGTcgcaacgaaaacgaatgGGAATAATTCTTCGG AATAAATCAAACGGAGAAATTGTTTTCTACATGAAAGGCGCAGATGTCATCATGAGTCAGATTGTTCAGTATAACGACTGGCTTGAGGAGGAG TGTGGCAACATGGGTAGGGAAGGCCTACGAACTCTAGTTGTAGCAAAGAAAATACTGACTCAGGAACAGTACCGAGATTTTGAC GCTAAATATGCTCAGGCTAAATTGAGTATGACAGATAGAGCGGCTCAG ATGGAGTCTGTTGTTCAAACGTTAGAACAGGAAATGGAATTGCTTTGCATAACTGGGGTTGAAGATAAACTGCAG GTTAATGTAAAACCGACTCTGGAATTGTTGAGAAATGCAGGCGTCAAG ATTTGGATGCTGACGGGTGACAAAATGGAAACGGCTATTTGCATTGCATCGAGTTCTAAATTGGTGTCCAAGACTCAGGACATCTATCGATTTCAAGAG GTTTCAGATAGACGAGAGGCTCACCTTCAATTGAACGATTTCCGACGAAAGAGTGATTTGGCTCTCGTTATCACTGGCTCCTCTTTAGAG GTCTGTCTCAGTCATTACGAGACAGAATTTATAGACCTCGCGTGCCAGTGTCCGTGCGTAGTCTGTTGCCGCTGCTCGCCAACGCAAAAGGCTCAGATTGTCGACTTGCTCAAGAAATACACGAAGAAACCGACGTGTGCCGTAG GTGACGGAGGCAACGACGTGAGCATGATTCAAGCCGCCAACGTCGGCATTGGAATCGTTGGAAAA GAGGGAAAGCAGGCGTCGCTTGCTGCCGATTTCTCCATCACCCAGTTCCAACATATTGGTAGACTGCTGGTTTGGCATGGCAGAAACAG CTATAAACGATCAGCGTCTCTCAGTCAGTTTGTCATTCACAGAGGTCTTATCATATCGGCTATGCAG GCTGTTTTCTCTACTGTCTTTTATTTTGTATCTGTTGCTCTGTATGAAGGCTTCCTTATGGTCGG CTATGCGACTGTTTACACAATGTTTcccgttttttctctcgtccTCGACGTGGACGTTTCCGCAAAGACGGCAATGCTTTATCCAGAGCTGTACAAGGACTTAGCCAAG AGTCGTTCGTTGTCGTTTAAGACGTTTTTCATCTGGATTCTTATAAGTGTCTATCAAG GTGGGATTATTATGTACGGTGCTCTTCTCCTATTTGATTCCGAGTTCATTCACATCGTTGCTATAACGTTCACTTCGCTTATACTCACCGAATTACTGATGGTTGCTCTGACGATTCGCACTTGGCACGTGCTCATGATTCTGGCTGAATTAGCCAGCTTTGGAATATACGTTATATCGTTGGTGATTCTCAACGAATATTTTGGTACAGCTATTCAGACTTTTCTGTGTGCGGTAGAATCTACGTTTTGTTTAGATTCCAAGTTCCTGAAGACTTGGGCTTTCATATGGAGGGTTGTTGTGATTACTGCAGTCAGTTGCCTTCCTCTCTAC ATTTTGAAATGCCTGAGGAAAAAGTGTGCTCCTCCCATATACTCAAAGCTGCAGCAAACTTGA
- the LOC136184759 gene encoding glutathione synthetase-like produces MTAQMTDKMDLVLDAVHYATYCGMISLDKEGHVAPPSFALFPSPIPRSERDFVASIQKDVSRLIDRSSRDRDFLHGSLRNAAVSDEFTRELLKISEKTWESSQKKPVLELLRSDYLLDSTDRGRATRARQIEVNVIASSCSNFSEKLPHLHRFTLSRRDGKKPFDFRETLPDNHANDGFIDALALSWKAYNSSSSIIITVMNRNERNIYELLSIRYGLLKRHGIENRLICFDDMIEGGPMEAKLHSDDQALLIDGQEVAVVFFRSCYGVEHYPTEKHWKARLLLETSKSIQCPSVAQQLAGTKKIQQELSKPGILEKFIEDPAAVRRMRATFCAMYSIDRNAEGDAAAQLGVQNPEQYVLKPQREGGGHNIYGIDVKTFLEKHWEDDERSAYIMMERVRPSFADNYFVRQGQITRLQPTQLINELGIYGAYVRKGEEELLNEAVGHVLRSKPFDSDEGGLFAGYGCLDSPLFT; encoded by the exons ATGACGGCCCAGATGACGGACAAGATGGATCTCGTCCTCGATGCCGTGCACTATGCGACGTATTGCGGCATGATTTCGCTCGATAAGGAAGGCCACGTGGCTCCGCCGTCCTTCGCTCTGTTCCCCAGCCCCATTCCGCGCAGCGAACGCGATTTTGTCGCTTCCATTCAAAAGGACGTCAGCCGActgatcgatcgatcgagcaGAGATCGCGATTTCTTGCACGGATCGCTCAGAAA CGCCGCCGTCTCGGACGAATTTACTCGCGAGTTGCTAAAGATTTCGGAAAAAACGTGGGAATCGAGTCAGAAAAAG cCTGTTCTCGAACTGCTGCGATCGGATTATTTGCTCGATTCGACCGATCGCGGACGCGCCACTCGAGCGAGGCAAATCGAAGTGAACGTCATCGCGTCATCTTGCTCGAATTTCTCCGAGAAGTTGCCTCATTTGCATAG GTTTACTCTCAGTAGGAGAGATGGGAAAAAGCCATTTGATTTTCGTGAAACT CTTCCTGACAATCATGCCAATGATGGGTTCATTGACGCACTTGCTCTAAGTTGGAAAGCGTACAATTCTTCAAG TTCCATTATCATAACAGTGATGAATCGCAATGAACGCAATATTTATGAGTTATTGAGCATTCGATATGGCCTTCTAAAGCG GCATGGCATTGAGAACAGGCTGATCTGTTTTGATGATATGATTGAGGGAGGTCCAATGGAAGCCAAGCTTCATAGCGACGATCAAGCATTATTGAT AGACGGTCAAGAAGTTGCTGTAGTGTTTTTCCGTTCTTGCTATGGAGTTGAGCATTATCCAACAGAGAAG cATTGGAAAGCGCGTCTTCTGCTGGAGACGTCAAAAAGCATTCAATGTCCTTCAGTTGCACAACAGCTAGCTGGCACAAAAAAGATCCAGCAAGAGCTATCAAAACCTGGCATATTAGAAAA ATTCATTGAGGATCCTGCTGCAGTGCGTCGAATGCGAGCAACGTTTTGTGCAATGTATTCTATAGACAGG AACGCCGAGGGAGATGCAGCTGCTCAGCTGGGCGTTCAAAATCCCGAACAATACGTTCTGAAACCCCAACGAGAAGGAGGAG GTCATAATATCTACGGAATAGATGTGAAGACGTTTCTGGAAAAGCATtgggaagacgacgagcgtAGCGCCTACATTATGATGGAACGCGTTCGTCCTTCGTTCGCAGACAACTACTTTGTGCGACAGGGGCAGATCACGCGTCTCCAACCCACTCAACTGATCAATGAACTGGGCATCTATGGTGCCTACGTGAG gaaaggagaagaggaatTACTAAATGAAGCTGTTGGGCATGTGCTGCGTAGCAAACCGTTCGATTCAGACGAAGGCGGACTATTTGCTGGGTATGGTTGCTTAGACTCGCCGCTTTTCACGTAA
- the LOC136184763 gene encoding repressor of RNA polymerase III transcription MAF1 homolog, whose protein sequence is MKLLENAQLDSLTQRLCIETAGVRISGRVESYSCKMIESDKRLYRMLSHEAHGDVLALSPPKSLLGATPPSSCPPAVSPLTHTCSRKMISYLISTLNASFQPDYDFSNAKSEEFSREPSVQFVVNAVRSSLGSTAPEVYNRLESTLWSTIDEQIDLSEATIYSYNPDLVSDPYGEEGSLWSFNYFLYNQKRNRMLFFSCCATSLLAPLDGDDVESMETAGFIEDMDDSGVEVDKGRYASLGYGGGGGISLP, encoded by the exons ATGAAACTTCTCGAAAACGCCCAACTCGACTCTCTCACCCAACGACTCTGCATAGAAACGGCCGGCGTAAGAATCTCCGGCAG AGTCGAAAGCTATTCGTGCAAAATGATCGAAAGCGACAAGCGACTCTACCGAATGCTGAGCCACGAAGCGCACGGCGACGTCTTAGCTCTTTCGCCTCCCAAGTCCCTTTTGGGAGCCACGCCCCCGTCGTCCTGTCCACCGGCCGTCAGTCCGTTGACGCATACGTGCTCGCGAAAAATGATATCGTATTTGATATCGACGCTGAACGCGTCGTTTCAGCCCGACTACGATTTCAGCAATGCGAAATCGGAGGAATTCAGTCGCGAACCGAGCGTCCAGTTTGTCGTCAATGCCGTGCGAAGTAGTCTCGGATCGACGGCACCGGAAGTGTACAATCGTCTCGAGTCGACTCTATGGAGTACCATCGATGAGCAGATTGATTTATCAGAGGCAACGATATacag CTACAATCCAGATTTGGTGTCGGATCCCTATGGGGAAGAGGGAAGTCTTTGGTCGTTCAACTACTTTCTGTATAATCAAAAGAGGAATCGCATGTTATTTTTCAGTTGCTGTGCTACCAG TTTGCTTGCTCCTCTGGACGGGGACGATGTCGAGTCAATGGAAACAGCCGGTTTTATAGAAGACATGGATGACAGCGGAGTTGAAGTGGACAAAGGAAGATATGCGTCTCTTGGCTatggaggcggcggcggcatttCTCTTCCCTAA
- the LOC136184761 gene encoding WW domain-containing oxidoreductase-like: protein MAEEDGDLLEDLPPGWEEKTTHDKRIFYANHAKRSTQWLHPRAQKTKITTKFPYGWTEEKDPKSGLKIYVDHITGKRSYCDPRCIPRLDSDVAKRRKSGNTVTAIEVLEGDDLTGKYAIVTGSNSGLGYESAKALALCGAHVVLACRDLALARSAASLIQQTKPSAIVEVMHLDLSSLQNVKTFAESYSQKKWPLHILICNAGIMGIPYTRSKDDLEITFAVNYLGHFYLTTLLRDVLVASKPARVVAVSSHAHRFHTLSRDKRLDFSLLPYPESHYWPMLAYAQSKLCLVMFTNELNRRLAGTGVTANAANPGNMIPTNLNRNSYLYKILFFLARSFTKSVEQGAATIVYCAASDDVKEVGGKYFSDCCECDTLPEANDSELAKRLWEFSEDLIAKHA from the exons ATGGCCGAAGAAGATGGCGATTTGCTGGAGGATCTGCCGCCTGGTtgggaagagaaaacgaccCACGATAAACGAATATTCTATGCAAA TCACGCAAAACGGTCGACTCAGTGGCTCCACCCTCGAGCTCAAAAAACGAAGATTACAACGAAATTCCCTTACGGATggacagaagaaaaagatcctAAATCGGGCTTGAAAATCTATGTCGA TCACATTACCGGAAAGAGAAGTTATTGCGATCCGCGATGCATTCCACGATTGGACAGCGACGTTGCCAAGCGACGAAAATCTGGGAATACAGTGACTGCAATCGAAGTTCTGGAAGGCGACGACCTGACGGGAAAGTACGCCATTGTAACCGGATCAAATTCAGGACTAG GGTATGAGTCAGCTAAGGCCCTGGCTCTATGCGGCGCTCACGTTGTGTTGGCTTGTCGTGATTTGGCCTTGGCTCGTTCAGCGGCCTCTTTGATTCAACAGACGAAG CCCAGTGCCATCGTAGAGGTGATGCACCTTGATTTATCATCCCTGCAAAACGTGAAAACGTTTGCTGAATCCTACAGCCAAAAGAAATG GCCTCTTCACATTCTCATCTGTAATGCAGGCATCATGGGAATACCATACACTCGTTCCAAGGACGACTTGGAAATTACGTTCGCCGTGAACTATTTAGGACATTTTTACCTGACAACGCTACTGAGAGATGTGCTTGTCGCCTCCAAACCGGCTCgcgttgtcgccgtctcgtCTCACGCGCATCGTTTTCACACGTTGTCTCGCGACAAGCGACTTGACTTTTCCCTCCTTCCTTATCCCGAATCTCACTATTGGCCTATGCTCGCTTATGCTCAGTCGAAGCTCTGTCTCGTCATGTTTACTAATGAACTCAATCGGCGACTTGCCGGAACTGGCGTCACGGCGAATGCAGCCAATCCAGGAAACATGATTCCAACGAATTTAAACCGCAATTCGTATCTGTACAAaatcctcttctttctcgcgagATCCTTTACTAAATCCGTG GAACAAGGAGCTGCTACTATTGTGTATTGTGCCGCTTCTGACGACGTGAAGGAAGTCGGCGGGAAATACTTTTCGGACTGTTGCGAATGCGATACTCTGCCCGAAGCAAACGATTCGGAACTAGCAAAACGCTTATGGGAGTTTAGCGAGGATCTCATAGCAAAGCATGCCTAA